A genomic window from Macrobrachium rosenbergii isolate ZJJX-2024 unplaced genomic scaffold, ASM4041242v1 13869, whole genome shotgun sequence includes:
- the LOC136837833 gene encoding general transcription factor II-I repeat domain-containing protein 2A-like, which translates to MTGEAYKEKISFLQKSLKGQESVFTKKVKEYDASLKASFLISQILAKRLKPYSDGEVVKERLCVASVNMFPDKKKLLENISLSRYTVARRIDSLSGNIESTIAKRVSAFSSYSVALDESCDSADTAQLAVYIGGVDNDYNITEEMASLQSTKGTTTGQTIFDELEKVLARFGLDLH; encoded by the coding sequence atgacaggtgaagcatacaaagaaaaaatatcatttttgcagAAATCTCTGAAAGGACAAGAGTCAgtgtttacaaaaaaagttaaggaaTATGATGCATCTCTCAAAGCAAGCTTTTTGATTAGTCAAATCCTTGCAAAAAGACTCAAGCCCTATTCTGATGGTGAGGTAGTTAAAGAACGTTTGTGTGTAGCCTCGGTCAATATGTTTCCTGACAAAAAGAAACTACTTGAAAACATAAGCCTTTCAAGATATACTGTTGCTAGAAGAATAGACAGTCTTTCAGGGAATATTGAAAGTACAATTGCCAAGCGAGTTAGTGCTTTTTCTTCATACTCTGTTGCTCTTGATGAGAGTTGTGACAGCGCAGACACTGCACAACTGGCTGTGTATATTGGGGGAGTTGACAATGACTATAATATTACAGAGGAAATGGCTTCACTACAAAGCACGAAGGGGACCACAACAGGACAAACTATTTTTGATGAATTGGAAAAAGTATTGGCAAGGTTTGGACTGGACTTACACTAA
- the LOC136837834 gene encoding general transcription factor II-I repeat domain-containing protein 2-like — protein MEGNAIPELRDKEWRCDLAFLVDITDHLSALNVRLQGKDQLINEMFSPIKGFQIKLRLWESQIRNQNPAHFPTLKNHDTSNLQYQKYGDKLAVLREGFSERFGDLKKHSQAIEVFASPFLWM, from the coding sequence ATGGAAGGTAATGCTATCCCTGAATTGAGAGATAAGGAATGGAGATGTGATTTAGCATTTTTAGTAGATATAACTGATCATCTTAGTGCACTGAATGTTAGACTTCAAGGAAAAGATCAACTAATAAATGAGATGTTCTCACCGATCAAAGGCTTCCAGATAAAACTGCGTCTGTGGGAGTCACAAATCAGAAACCAGAACCCAGCCCACTTTCCTACACTGAAAAACCATGACACCAGCAACCTTCAGTATCAGAAGTATGGTGACAAGTTGGCAGTCTTACGAGAGGGATTTTCAGAAAGATTTGGTGACCTCAAGAAACATTCACAAGCCATTGAAGTCTTTGCTTCTCCTTTTCTGTGGATGTGA